A genome region from bacterium includes the following:
- a CDS encoding ABC transporter permease, producing the protein MLGFIIRRSLTIIPTLLGVSIVVFLLLSITPGDPAELLLGERATVESLEAMREYLGLNEPLHVQYGLFLKRLIKFDLGETIWTRQKVIVEIKERFPATIELSLAALFLACLFGVTLGIVSASRQYSIFDYLSMVGSLIGVSMPVFWLGLMLMLVFSLHLGWFPVSGRIGVNTELEVITNFYVLDAIITRNWKAFWDVLQHLALPAVALSTIPMAIIARMTRSSMLEVLRQDYIKTARAKGLSETKVVLKHALRNSLIPVITVIGLQFGILLGGAILTEHVFSWPGVGKWIYEGVVKRDYMVIQGGTMLVATVFVVVNTLVDILYAVINPRISVK; encoded by the coding sequence ATGCTCGGTTTCATCATTCGCCGCAGCCTCACCATCATCCCCACCCTCCTGGGTGTCTCCATCGTTGTGTTCCTCCTCCTGTCCATCACACCAGGCGATCCGGCTGAGCTGCTCCTGGGGGAGCGGGCCACGGTGGAATCCCTGGAGGCCATGCGGGAGTACCTTGGTCTCAACGAACCCCTTCACGTCCAGTATGGATTATTCCTCAAGAGGCTGATCAAGTTCGACCTGGGGGAGACGATCTGGACCCGCCAGAAGGTCATCGTGGAGATCAAGGAACGTTTCCCCGCCACAATTGAATTGAGCCTGGCCGCTCTGTTTCTGGCATGTCTCTTCGGGGTCACTCTGGGGATCGTGTCGGCGTCGAGACAGTACTCCATTTTCGATTACCTGAGCATGGTTGGCTCCCTCATAGGGGTCAGTATGCCGGTGTTCTGGCTGGGGCTCATGCTCATGCTCGTGTTCTCCCTCCATCTGGGGTGGTTCCCCGTTTCAGGACGCATTGGAGTGAACACGGAACTGGAAGTCATCACCAACTTTTACGTGCTCGACGCCATTATCACCCGTAACTGGAAGGCCTTCTGGGATGTCCTCCAACATCTGGCTCTTCCTGCTGTCGCCCTTTCAACCATCCCCATGGCCATCATAGCCCGCATGACCCGCTCCTCCATGCTGGAGGTCCTGCGCCAGGATTACATCAAGACGGCCCGGGCCAAGGGGTTGAGTGAGACTAAAGTGGTGCTCAAGCACGCCCTTAGAAACAGTCTCATTCCGGTGATCACCGTCATCGGCCTGCAGTTCGGGATCCTCCTGGGGGGGGCCATCCTGACCGAGCATGTATTCTCCTGGCCCGGGGTGGGCAAGTGGATCTACGAGGGAGTGGTCAAGAGAGACTATATGGTTATACAGGGTGGCACCATGCTGGTGGCAACCGTTTTCGTTGTGGTCAACACTCTGGTTGATATCCTTTACGCTGTCATCAATCCAAGAATTTCGGTGAAATAG
- the lexA gene encoding transcriptional repressor LexA: MTPLTPKQKKFLDFVIEHTEREGYSPSQTEIARALGFKSLGTVQNYLTRLEREGFIEKDWNARRSIRVLLPEGYGFQLPLAGIVSAGSPIEAIETSDTIPVPPTMADEGNFVLRVEGNSMVEDGILNGDYVVVRKQSYAERGQTVVALIDNEATVKRFYKKIDRIELHPANAAMKPIIVEKTAEFSILGVVVGVIRYLK, translated from the coding sequence ATGACCCCTTTAACCCCCAAACAGAAAAAGTTCCTCGACTTCGTCATCGAGCACACGGAGCGGGAAGGATACTCCCCTTCCCAGACCGAGATCGCCCGCGCTCTGGGGTTCAAATCCCTGGGCACGGTTCAGAATTATCTGACCCGCCTGGAGCGAGAGGGGTTCATAGAAAAGGACTGGAACGCGCGCCGCAGCATCAGGGTACTACTTCCCGAAGGTTACGGGTTCCAGCTTCCTCTTGCGGGTATCGTCTCGGCGGGCAGCCCCATAGAGGCCATCGAAACTTCTGACACCATCCCGGTGCCCCCAACCATGGCCGATGAGGGGAACTTCGTTCTGCGGGTTGAGGGGAACTCCATGGTAGAGGATGGGATCCTGAATGGGGACTACGTTGTAGTCCGTAAACAGAGCTACGCCGAAAGAGGACAGACGGTAGTGGCTCTCATTGACAACGAAGCCACCGTCAAACGTTTTTACAAAAAGATCGACCGCATCGAACTGCACCCCGCCAACGCGGCTATGAAGCCGATCATTGTTGAGAAGACGGCAGAGTTCTCCATTCTCGGGGTGGTCGTTGGAGTCATACGTTACTTGAAGTGA
- a CDS encoding ABC transporter ATP-binding protein, with the protein MTVNPLIDVKNLEVQFEVRGVTLRAVDDVSFTIAQGETLGLVGESGCGKSVTASAIMRLVPQPPGRISGGQILFDDVDLLKLTEKQMRGIRGNRISMIFQEPMSSLNPVYTVGDQVAEVIELHQKLKRREAMEKVVEVFGQVGIPDPGTRVKDHPHKMSGGMRQRVMIAMALACNPRLMIADEPTTALDVTIQAQILVLMNDLKEKTGASILFITHDLSVIAEMAQRVAVMYAGKMMEYAAVTDLFDNPKHPYTVGLMTSVPALSKGKERLTTIPGVVPSLFNIPEGCPYYDRCPEVRPDCEQKLPAMIEVDPGHFVRCWNYNN; encoded by the coding sequence ATGACAGTGAACCCTTTAATTGATGTAAAAAATCTCGAAGTCCAGTTCGAAGTCCGGGGTGTCACACTCCGTGCCGTGGACGACGTGAGCTTCACCATCGCCCAGGGGGAGACCCTGGGTCTGGTGGGGGAGTCCGGATGCGGCAAGAGCGTGACGGCTTCGGCCATCATGCGCCTCGTTCCCCAGCCGCCGGGAAGGATCTCCGGGGGGCAGATCCTCTTTGATGATGTAGATCTTCTCAAGCTTACCGAAAAACAGATGAGGGGCATCCGGGGCAACCGTATCTCCATGATATTCCAGGAGCCCATGAGTTCTCTTAACCCTGTCTACACGGTGGGGGACCAGGTAGCCGAGGTTATTGAGCTTCACCAGAAGTTAAAGCGCCGGGAGGCCATGGAGAAGGTGGTTGAGGTGTTCGGCCAGGTGGGGATCCCGGACCCGGGGACAAGGGTGAAAGACCATCCTCACAAGATGAGCGGGGGGATGCGCCAACGGGTTATGATCGCAATGGCCCTGGCCTGCAACCCCAGGCTCATGATCGCCGACGAACCCACCACTGCCCTGGATGTCACCATCCAGGCCCAGATCCTGGTCCTCATGAACGATCTCAAGGAAAAAACAGGCGCCTCCATTTTGTTCATCACCCACGACCTGAGCGTCATCGCCGAGATGGCTCAGAGGGTGGCGGTCATGTACGCCGGTAAAATGATGGAATACGCCGCGGTCACCGACCTGTTCGACAATCCGAAGCACCCCTATACAGTGGGACTTATGACCAGCGTACCGGCTTTGAGCAAAGGAAAGGAGCGACTCACCACCATCCCCGGGGTCGTTCCGTCGCTGTTCAATATTCCCGAGGGGTGTCCTTATTACGACCGGTGTCCGGAGGTGAGACCGGACTGCGAACAGAAGCTGCCTGCCATGATAGAGGTAGATCCAGGACATTTTGTGAGGTGCTGGAATTATAATAATTGA
- a CDS encoding ABC transporter permease, with product MIKLLNRWTDSETRHPFFDQLEKLLKNKTGVAGLVIISVFVFLALFAPLISPHSPVENALYDQLIPPMWEDGGSGKNILGTDDLGRDMLSRLIFGARVSLIVGLVSVGIALILGTLFGAIAGYFGGWLDNVIMRIMDIILAFPGILLAIVIVAYLGPGLRNAMIAIGVISIPRFARIVRASVLEENEKDYVLAARAVGARNRRILFNTVLPNCMAPIIVQASLGFGSAILDAAGLSFLGLGAQPPIPEWGAMIAMGRSMILRAWWVMTFPGIAILFGVLGFNLLGDGLRDALDPRLRD from the coding sequence ATGATCAAACTACTTAACAGGTGGACAGATTCCGAAACGCGTCATCCCTTCTTTGATCAGCTGGAAAAGCTGCTCAAAAATAAAACGGGTGTGGCGGGGCTTGTTATCATCTCCGTTTTCGTATTCCTGGCCCTGTTCGCTCCCTTGATCTCACCTCATTCTCCAGTGGAGAACGCTCTTTACGATCAGCTCATTCCGCCCATGTGGGAGGATGGAGGCTCCGGGAAAAACATCCTGGGCACTGATGACCTGGGACGCGACATGCTTTCACGTCTCATTTTCGGAGCCAGGGTGTCCCTCATTGTGGGCCTTGTCAGCGTGGGGATCGCCCTCATCCTCGGGACCTTATTCGGGGCAATTGCGGGGTACTTCGGGGGGTGGCTCGACAACGTCATTATGCGCATCATGGACATTATCCTTGCTTTTCCAGGCATCCTTCTGGCCATCGTCATTGTAGCCTACCTGGGGCCGGGCCTTAGAAACGCCATGATAGCCATCGGGGTCATCAGTATCCCTCGTTTCGCCCGTATCGTGCGGGCTTCCGTTCTGGAAGAGAACGAGAAGGATTATGTGTTGGCGGCAAGGGCCGTAGGGGCAAGGAACCGCCGCATCCTTTTCAACACAGTTTTGCCCAACTGCATGGCGCCTATTATCGTTCAGGCTTCCCTGGGGTTCGGCTCCGCTATTTTAGACGCGGCGGGTTTAAGCTTCCTGGGGCTGGGCGCACAGCCGCCCATCCCTGAGTGGGGTGCCATGATTGCCATGGGCCGCTCCATGATCCTAAGGGCATGGTGGGTCATGACCTTCCCGGGTATCGCCATCCTCTTTGGAGTGCTGGGATTCAACCTGCTGGGGGATGGATTGCGCGATGCATTGGATCCACGGTTGAGGGACTGA
- a CDS encoding dipeptide ABC transporter ATP-binding protein, whose amino-acid sequence MNTPLVEIRDLVKHFPVKGGVLLREMARVHAVDGVSLSIQPGETLGLVGESGCGKSTLGRLILRLEEPTSGQVLFEGEDILAYGPEKMRSMREEMQIIFQDPFSSLNPRKSVAHIIGEPLVVHGVKSRAEREDRVQKLLEVVGLRREHMRRYPHQFSGGQRQRIGVARALALNPKLIICDEAVSALDVSIQAQVINLLQDLQDEFNLTYLFISHDLSVVEHISDRVAVMYLGKIVELCDKKTLYNNPLHPYTQALLGAAPVPDPHRVITHTILKGDVPSPINPPSGCRFHTRCPYAEQLCKDHEPELRELVSGHTAACHFASQRPSLYKPAVAG is encoded by the coding sequence ATGAATACGCCTTTAGTTGAAATACGCGACCTCGTTAAGCACTTCCCCGTCAAGGGCGGCGTACTCCTGCGTGAAATGGCCCGAGTCCACGCGGTGGACGGCGTGAGCCTGTCCATACAGCCGGGGGAGACCCTGGGGCTGGTGGGTGAGTCGGGGTGCGGCAAGTCCACCCTGGGCCGGCTTATCCTGAGGCTGGAAGAGCCTACTTCCGGTCAGGTGCTTTTCGAGGGAGAGGATATCCTCGCCTACGGGCCGGAAAAGATGAGGTCCATGCGCGAGGAGATGCAGATCATCTTCCAGGACCCATTCTCGTCTCTCAACCCTCGAAAAAGCGTGGCCCACATCATCGGAGAGCCCCTGGTGGTCCATGGTGTGAAGAGCAGGGCTGAAAGGGAGGATCGTGTCCAGAAACTCCTGGAGGTGGTGGGCCTCCGCCGTGAGCACATGCGCCGCTACCCCCACCAGTTCTCGGGCGGGCAAAGGCAGCGCATCGGCGTGGCAAGGGCCCTGGCGCTAAATCCCAAACTCATCATCTGCGACGAGGCGGTGTCGGCGCTGGACGTCTCCATCCAGGCCCAGGTGATCAACCTGCTCCAGGACCTGCAGGATGAGTTCAACCTCACCTACCTGTTCATCTCCCACGACCTTTCTGTTGTGGAACATATTTCGGATCGGGTGGCGGTGATGTATCTTGGTAAGATCGTGGAACTGTGCGATAAAAAGACCCTTTACAACAACCCCCTTCACCCTTACACTCAAGCCCTCCTGGGCGCCGCTCCGGTGCCGGATCCCCACCGGGTGATAACCCATACCATCCTTAAAGGGGATGTCCCAAGCCCCATCAACCCTCCCTCCGGGTGCCGATTTCACACCCGCTGTCCCTACGCGGAGCAGCTCTGTAAGGACCATGAGCCTGAGCTGCGGGAACTGGTATCGGGGCACACTGCGGCGTGTCATTTTGCCAGCCAGCGGCCATCCCTTTATAAACCCGCTGTCGCTGGTTAG
- a CDS encoding DNA polymerase IV, with translation MDRDILHIFIPAFPIALARVSDPSLRSRPIAVAPGHSERALIQHLSIEARSEGLLEGMPLFKARRMCPSLIILPPDPRRVSSGNRALAKLTREYSPVWEPSSTGRIYLDLTGSARLFGPGRDAALKLERDLTKRLNLTGWVGVAGNKLVSRIAAGYLPKPGVCDVLRGSEAGFIAPLPVTVIPGIGEIRQRILLGDLNLSLVGQIASLTLPQLSLPFGSFAPLLFHRARGIDPSLVLPPRRTPKVSRESLLHEGVNDDTILLAELYRLVEECGLCLRSKEKAATRLTLTITHSDGLSRQRTISLKDPVHRDAQIFPLVERLFGEASMRRVGIKWMCLVCEGLTEPRGQLEMFAGTEESGMEGTLQDAMDAVRGRYGLSAVKLGRTMTAERVQSAEF, from the coding sequence ATGGACCGAGACATTTTACACATTTTCATTCCTGCGTTTCCCATAGCATTAGCCCGCGTTTCCGACCCTTCTCTTCGCAGCCGCCCCATAGCAGTAGCCCCGGGCCATTCCGAGCGAGCACTCATCCAGCACCTTTCCATAGAAGCTCGCTCCGAGGGGTTGTTAGAGGGGATGCCCCTTTTCAAAGCCAGGCGCATGTGTCCGTCTCTCATCATCCTCCCCCCCGACCCGAGAAGGGTTTCAAGCGGCAACCGAGCTCTCGCCAAGCTGACACGGGAATACTCACCTGTCTGGGAACCTTCCTCAACAGGACGAATATATCTTGACCTCACCGGCTCAGCCCGCCTGTTCGGCCCGGGTCGTGACGCGGCTCTCAAACTGGAGCGGGATCTCACCAAACGCTTGAACCTCACCGGCTGGGTCGGAGTGGCCGGGAACAAACTGGTGTCCAGGATCGCGGCGGGATATCTTCCCAAACCAGGCGTCTGTGATGTCCTGCGCGGAAGCGAGGCCGGATTCATCGCCCCCCTGCCGGTAACGGTCATTCCCGGTATAGGAGAGATCCGGCAGCGGATCCTGCTGGGCGATCTTAACCTCAGCCTCGTCGGACAGATCGCCTCCCTCACCCTGCCCCAGCTTTCTCTTCCCTTCGGCTCCTTCGCGCCGCTGCTTTTTCACAGGGCAAGAGGGATCGACCCCTCTTTGGTCCTGCCCCCTCGCCGGACCCCGAAAGTATCCCGCGAGAGCCTCCTCCATGAGGGTGTGAATGACGACACTATCCTTCTTGCGGAACTGTATCGCCTGGTGGAGGAGTGCGGACTGTGCCTGCGAAGCAAAGAAAAAGCCGCCACCAGACTTACCCTTACCATCACTCATTCTGACGGCCTGTCCAGGCAAAGGACCATCTCTCTCAAGGATCCCGTCCACCGGGACGCACAGATCTTCCCTCTTGTGGAAAGGCTCTTCGGTGAGGCCAGTATGCGACGGGTGGGCATCAAGTGGATGTGTCTTGTGTGCGAAGGTCTTACCGAACCCAGGGGCCAGTTAGAGATGTTCGCGGGCACGGAAGAATCAGGCATGGAAGGCACCCTCCAGGACGCCATGGACGCGGTCAGGGGAAGATACGGGCTTTCGGCAGTCAAACTCGGCAGAACGATGACTGCCGAAAGAGTGCAAAGTGCAGAGTTCTGA
- a CDS encoding ABC transporter substrate-binding protein — protein sequence MPRRMLVFTLVLCMAFVFGGCAKKEEAPKQETPMATSADGPKEGGTIVFGRGGDSVGLDPAYETDGNSFMVCDNVYEQLVAYKDETTDVEPGLAKSWVIAEDGKTYTFQLREGVKFHDGTPFNANAVVFSIGRMMKDRNLKFFGDGFDVPPQERPPEYWVSMEMDDTVDSIEATGEYTVVFNLKRVEAPFIANVGMDFASIISPTAFLKDPKAYVRNPVGTGPFKFVKWVADDSITLEKFADYWDKSNGGPYLDKVVFRAIPENSVRFLELKVGNIDICQFPNPADIDMARKDENIKLVEQPGMNVGYLGFNHTKALWQNIHLRRAVAHAINRQAIVDNIYQGMGQLAKNGIPPTMWGYNDDVPGYAYDVELAKKELAEAGYPEGKGLPEIKLWSMPVPRPYNPEGLKVGIAMIGDLAKIGIMANVTSYDWGTYLKRQREQPEDMDLFQLGWTGDNGDPDNFLAVLFDGLASPAIRTQYKSERYHELMLMGKTTIDQAKRAQIYKEAQQVMFDDVAVLTVAHSTVIWPMRNNVMNFKLHPTASVRMKNVWKN from the coding sequence ATGCCTAGGAGAATGTTGGTATTTACCCTGGTCCTTTGCATGGCCTTCGTGTTCGGAGGCTGCGCGAAGAAAGAAGAGGCTCCCAAGCAGGAGACGCCCATGGCGACTTCCGCAGATGGACCAAAAGAAGGCGGGACCATTGTTTTCGGCAGGGGCGGCGACTCGGTGGGCCTGGACCCGGCCTACGAGACGGACGGGAACTCCTTCATGGTGTGCGACAATGTCTACGAGCAGCTTGTCGCCTACAAGGACGAAACCACCGACGTCGAACCGGGGCTGGCCAAGTCGTGGGTGATCGCTGAGGATGGCAAGACCTACACATTCCAGCTGCGGGAAGGTGTGAAATTCCACGACGGGACCCCCTTTAACGCCAACGCTGTGGTCTTCTCCATCGGCCGCATGATGAAGGATCGAAACCTCAAGTTCTTCGGCGATGGGTTTGATGTTCCGCCGCAGGAGAGGCCGCCTGAGTACTGGGTGTCCATGGAGATGGACGACACGGTGGACTCTATCGAGGCCACCGGTGAGTACACTGTCGTGTTCAACCTCAAGAGGGTGGAAGCTCCCTTTATCGCCAATGTGGGGATGGACTTTGCCAGCATCATCAGCCCCACGGCATTTTTAAAGGACCCCAAGGCCTACGTGCGTAACCCGGTGGGCACCGGTCCCTTCAAGTTCGTCAAGTGGGTGGCTGACGACAGCATCACTCTTGAGAAGTTTGCCGATTACTGGGACAAGTCCAACGGCGGGCCGTATCTCGACAAGGTGGTCTTCCGGGCCATTCCCGAGAATTCGGTTCGGTTTTTAGAGCTCAAAGTGGGCAACATCGATATTTGCCAGTTCCCCAACCCGGCTGACATAGATATGGCCAGGAAGGACGAGAACATCAAGCTTGTGGAGCAGCCTGGAATGAACGTAGGTTACCTCGGCTTTAACCATACCAAGGCGCTGTGGCAGAACATCCACCTGCGCAGGGCGGTGGCCCACGCTATCAATCGCCAGGCTATTGTTGACAATATCTACCAGGGGATGGGACAGCTGGCCAAGAACGGCATCCCGCCCACCATGTGGGGTTATAACGACGACGTCCCAGGCTACGCCTATGATGTGGAACTGGCCAAGAAGGAGCTGGCTGAGGCCGGGTATCCGGAGGGCAAGGGGCTTCCTGAGATCAAACTCTGGTCCATGCCTGTTCCAAGGCCTTACAACCCGGAAGGCCTGAAGGTGGGTATCGCCATGATCGGCGACCTTGCCAAGATCGGGATCATGGCCAACGTCACCAGCTACGACTGGGGAACCTACCTGAAGCGCCAGCGGGAGCAGCCGGAAGACATGGATCTGTTCCAACTGGGCTGGACCGGTGACAACGGCGACCCCGACAACTTCCTGGCAGTGCTCTTCGACGGCCTGGCCTCCCCGGCGATCCGGACCCAGTATAAGAGCGAGCGCTATCACGAGCTCATGCTCATGGGTAAGACTACCATTGATCAGGCCAAGCGGGCCCAGATCTACAAAGAGGCCCAGCAGGTCATGTTCGATGATGTGGCGGTCCTCACGGTAGCTCACTCCACCGTTATCTGGCCCATGCGCAATAACGTCATGAACTTCAAACTTCACCCCACCGCTTCTGTCCGCATGAAGAACGTGTGGAAGAACTAA